The Alkalihalobacillus sp. LMS6 genomic interval GCAGCATTTGAACAAAAAAGTAAGTTTCAACTCCATTACTTAGGCGCTTTTTGGCAGTTATTTAGTCCGCTGATGCAAGTCGTGGTCTTTTTTGTTATTTTTGGGCTTGGTATTAGACAAGGACAAGATGTTGGCGATACACCGTTTTTTGTGTACTTACTTTGTGGATTAATTCCGTGGTTTTTTATAAGCCCGACCGTCCTTCAAGGATCAAACAGTATTCATAAAAAAATTAAAATGGTTTCAAAAATGAAATTCCCAGTAAGCGTACTACCTGCTATAACGATTGCAGGAAATTCAATTAGCTTTTTTGTTATGTTAGGAATTTTATGTGTGGTACTAGCCATATACTCTGTCTTTTCAGGCGTGTATTTATTGCAGCTACCGTATTATTTCCTATGCTTGTATGCTTTTCTTTATGTGTTTACGATCTTTAGTGCGACGCTCGCAACCGTTGTAAGAGACTATTATCAGTTTCTTGAAGCTGGGATGCGAATGATGTTCTTTTTAAGTCCAATTATTTGGGCACCAGATTCAATGGATGATCGCTTGCTTTCCTTTTTACAATTAAATCCGTTCTACTATATTTTAAACGGATTTCGAGATTCCTTTATTGGAGGTACGTGGTTTTTTGAAAATATCACGTATATGATTTATTTCTGGGCATTAATCCTTTTAATTGGATTCCTTGGTGCAACGGTCTTTAAGAAATTTAAAAACAGCTTTGTTGATTATTTATAAAGGGGATTTTGCGAATGAATCCTAAGATGAAATTAGAAGGCGTCACAAAAAAATATACGCTTTTTACGAGCAATAGTGAGAAGTTAAAAGCGATGTTTTTGCCGAAGATGCAAAAAGAAAATCGTGACTTTTATGCATTAAAAGATATTTCCCTGGAAATTTACGAAGGGGAGACAATCGGAATTGTTGGTATAAATGGTTCAGGGAAATCGACCATTTCGAATATATTAGCAGGCGTAATCCCACCTACAGAAGGGAACCTAGATGTTCAAGGCGAGACATCTTTAATTGCGATAAACGTTGGGTTAAATAACCAGTTAAATGGATACGAAAACATTGAACAAAAATGTTTGATGCACGGATTTTCAAAAAAAGAAATCGATCAGCTTTTGCCATCGATTGAAGAGTTCGCCGATATTGGTGATTTTATGAACCAGCCGGTAAAGAACTATTCTTCAGGAATGAAGTCTCGATTAGGATTTGCGATTTCCGCTCATACAAATCCAGATATTCTAATTGTTGATGAAGCTTTATCTGTCGGCGATAAAACATTCTATCAGAAGTGTAAAGATAAAATTGATGAGTTTAAAGCACAAAACAAAACGATTATCTTTATCAGTCATAACATTAAAGAAATCAAAAACATTTCAGATCGAGTGTTATGGCTCCACAACGGTGAAACGCGTGCATTTGGCGATAAAACAAAAGTCGTAGAAGAGTACGAAGCGTACATTAATTGGTTTACGGCGTTATCAAAAGAAGAGCAGAAAGATCATAAAGAAGAATTGAAAATGCAGCGTTCAGTGGCAAACGTTGAAATGGTTGAAACTGAAACGTATGGACCGCGAGGAAAGAAAAAACATGCGAAGCGTAAAGATCAAGAACAAAAAAAGCACTCAGTTTTATTTTTTAGTCAGTTAGTTGTTCTTGTTGCAGTGTTTGTCGTTGCGGCGTATCTATTAGCTGTACAGCCTCTTCTTTCAGCCGATGCTGAAGAAGAACAAGTGTCAACTGAAGAGGAAGTGGCTGTTTCAGAAACCTCTGGAGAAGACGACGATGACGGTTGGCTTGAGTATAGTGCTCCAGAACGTGCTGTAATTCAAGATGTGGATACGCCACTTTACACATCGAACGACAGCTCCACAGCAGTGATGACGCTTCCTTTTGGAACGGAAGTAGCGGTGACCGGTGAAAATGATGCGCAAACGGTTGTTCAAATTGAAAATGACGGGGACGACTTATTTATTGAAGCAGACGCGATTTTGTATGTTGATGAGGCTGAAAGAGTGAACCGTGAAGCGGTTGAAGCTGAATTATTGAACAGACATAACGTGTCTCTTACCGACATTGAAACAACGATGAATCAACCATATGAAGAAGTAATGGGTGCGGCTTCGTTTGAAGCTGCCGATGAGTTTGGCTATGGCTACTATGCATATGTGAATGAAAATCTGTTAAAAATAGATCAGCAGAATGAATTAGCTGCCATTCTTCTCACCGCAAATGAAGAACCGTTAATAGAAGAAACACCCTTCTTCTATTTAGAAGAAGACGGAATCTATTTTTTGTGGAATGAAGAAAATGGTGTATTACTCGTAGCGGAAAATGAATAGAAAAGAGCTGGTTAAGTTTGGATAAATCCTTTTTGTTTGAATTGCTAAAAACTCCTTCCCCATCTGGACATGAAGAAGCCATTCAGCATAAATGGCTCTCATACATGAGCGAACACGTAAATAACCTCGATACAGATCTAGCGGGAAACGCGATTGCAACAATTAATCGGGAAGCGACGTTTAGTGTGTTGCTAGCAGGTCATTGTGATGAGATTGGATTTATCGTGAAAGCGATTGATGATTCAGGTTTTCTTTACGTTGAAGAATTAGGAAGGCTGAGTCCCTTACCAGCGCTCGGAATGGAGGTCACCATTCACGGGAAGCATGGAAACGTGCGAGGGGTCTTTGGAGCAAATGCACAGCATCATGGAGGTGCAAAAGCAGATTTAACAATGGATGACTTATTTATTGATTGCGGCGCACGCTCAGCAGAAGAGGTACAGCAATCTGTTGAAATTGGTGATCCAATAACGTATAACATTGAGCCTGCTGAACTTCTTAATGGATGTATCCATGGAAGAGGACTGGACAATCGCACTGGCGCGTTCATCGTGGCAGAGGTTATGAAGCGTTTGTCTAAAGATTTACCTGAAGTATGTGTACATGGTGTAAGTACGGTTAATGAAGAAACGAACATGGGCGGCGCATATTTTGCTGGTTCACGTTTAAAGCCTGACTTGGCGATTGCCCTTGACGTGACGTTTGCGACAGATTATCCGTCAGCTCAACTCGGAAAAGTTGGAGAAGTTACACTTGCAGGTGGTCCTGTGCTGGCAAAAGGAGCCCCTATTAACAAAAAAGCAAATGAACGATTGCTACAAGCAGCAGAAAAATTGGGGATCTCTGTACAATATGAATTGACCCCAAGAACGACAGGCACCGATGCTGATCAACTAAGATTAACAGGTGACGGCGTACCAATTGTTCTTGTTTCCCTCCCGCTTCGCTACATGCATGCACCTCGTGAAGTGGTGGCATTACAAGATATTGAGCAAGAGATTGACTTGCTCGTTACCTTTATAAAAGAGCTAAATACGAATGTTGATTTACGTCCAACTAGTTGGAAGAAGCAGACATAATAAAAACATGGAGCGATGCTTATGCTCCGTGTTTTTACTGTTTTATCCGAGGGTTTTGTGCAAGGATGTCTTCCGTATGTTTCCAAAAATGTTCGAGGTTGCTCATTGTTCCGTCTGCCAAGCCACGTAAATCCCTGCTTGCTTCAATCCCCATCTTTGCAAGAATCTCATGAAAATAAGGCAGTCTTTCTTGATGAAGATGTGGGGCATCTTTCGCTAAAATGATCTGACATCGACAGAAAGTTGCAATGATCCAAAACAGGCTCTCGCGGTGCAGGTTCGCATGAATTAAAGCTTCACTCCCATCAATAGCGATCGGACGCCCAATTTTAGAAATATCGGAGGAAAAGAAAAAGGGCGTTTTCCCATGCTTGGCTGCTAAATCGAATGTGACGGTCAAGTGTTCCAAACTTGATTGTACAAATGATTGAGTGACTTCACTGACGCATAAATGGTCAAGCAATTGCTCATAAACATCTGCTTTTTTATAGGAAGTTAAAACCTGTTTCACATCTACATACCGTTTCCGTACAGTCGGATTTTGCAAGTCTGCTGTTAAAAAGAGGTGTGTGAGCACGCCCGTAGGAAAGAGCCAATTCATTACCTGCTCATGGAAAGGGAGCGAGGTTGGAAGAGTTGTTAAACCGTCCCGTATTTTATGTTTCACCTGTAAACATCGTTGGTTGACCCACTTTAGCTGAGTAAAATCATCTACGACTTGCTTTTGTAATGGAAGCAGGGTTTTGTCTTTATCGGCAAGAATTTTCGTATGTGCAAAGCTATAGCTTAAATGGTAATCGGTCAGAATCGTCCCTTTATCTTGGAAAAGATTATAGTCAAGATGCGTTACTTCTAGTAAACAATTTTTATATGTGAATTTTCCTAATTTATAAGGAGGTACATTCGTTGAAACGACCATAATGTCAACATCGGATGACGATGGCCATGAAGAAGTGGGTGCCTGACCAATAATGGAACCTGCTAGATAGGCACCTTTAAATCCTTGTTCATGAGACGCGATTTGTGTGACCCATTCGTTTGCTAGTTGAATCGCTTGTGTTGTATTCAAAAAGAGACCCCCTTTCGCACGGTTTAGCTAGATTCAACAAATTATGACGGGTTCCTGCTACAATGACAGAAAAAGGAGAATGCAAATTGGATATTCGGTTTTTAAGAGAAAGCGATTTTGAACTAATTAATGGATCGATCAATGAATGGTGGGGAGGAAGACAAATGCAAGGGATGCTGCCACGTTTGTTCTTCACTTATTTCTCAAATACTAGTTATGTTGTGGAAGAAAACAAAGAATTAGTCGGGTTTCTCGTAGGGTTTCAGTCTCCTGCTGAACCTGAACGTGGCTATATCCATTTTGTCGGGGTTGCCCCTAACGCCCGCCGTGCTGGAATCGGT includes:
- a CDS encoding ABC transporter permease, with the protein product MKALLQLLKEQYENKHLIWRLAAFEQKSKFQLHYLGAFWQLFSPLMQVVVFFVIFGLGIRQGQDVGDTPFFVYLLCGLIPWFFISPTVLQGSNSIHKKIKMVSKMKFPVSVLPAITIAGNSISFFVMLGILCVVLAIYSVFSGVYLLQLPYYFLCLYAFLYVFTIFSATLATVVRDYYQFLEAGMRMMFFLSPIIWAPDSMDDRLLSFLQLNPFYYILNGFRDSFIGGTWFFENITYMIYFWALILLIGFLGATVFKKFKNSFVDYL
- the tagH gene encoding teichoic acids export ABC transporter ATP-binding subunit TagH, with translation MNPKMKLEGVTKKYTLFTSNSEKLKAMFLPKMQKENRDFYALKDISLEIYEGETIGIVGINGSGKSTISNILAGVIPPTEGNLDVQGETSLIAINVGLNNQLNGYENIEQKCLMHGFSKKEIDQLLPSIEEFADIGDFMNQPVKNYSSGMKSRLGFAISAHTNPDILIVDEALSVGDKTFYQKCKDKIDEFKAQNKTIIFISHNIKEIKNISDRVLWLHNGETRAFGDKTKVVEEYEAYINWFTALSKEEQKDHKEELKMQRSVANVEMVETETYGPRGKKKHAKRKDQEQKKHSVLFFSQLVVLVAVFVVAAYLLAVQPLLSADAEEEQVSTEEEVAVSETSGEDDDDGWLEYSAPERAVIQDVDTPLYTSNDSSTAVMTLPFGTEVAVTGENDAQTVVQIENDGDDLFIEADAILYVDEAERVNREAVEAELLNRHNVSLTDIETTMNQPYEEVMGAASFEAADEFGYGYYAYVNENLLKIDQQNELAAILLTANEEPLIEETPFFYLEEDGIYFLWNEENGVLLVAENE
- a CDS encoding M20/M25/M40 family metallo-hydrolase — protein: MDKSFLFELLKTPSPSGHEEAIQHKWLSYMSEHVNNLDTDLAGNAIATINREATFSVLLAGHCDEIGFIVKAIDDSGFLYVEELGRLSPLPALGMEVTIHGKHGNVRGVFGANAQHHGGAKADLTMDDLFIDCGARSAEEVQQSVEIGDPITYNIEPAELLNGCIHGRGLDNRTGAFIVAEVMKRLSKDLPEVCVHGVSTVNEETNMGGAYFAGSRLKPDLAIALDVTFATDYPSAQLGKVGEVTLAGGPVLAKGAPINKKANERLLQAAEKLGISVQYELTPRTTGTDADQLRLTGDGVPIVLVSLPLRYMHAPREVVALQDIEQEIDLLVTFIKELNTNVDLRPTSWKKQT
- a CDS encoding GNAT family N-acetyltransferase, whose protein sequence is MDIRFLRESDFELINGSINEWWGGRQMQGMLPRLFFTYFSNTSYVVEENKELVGFLVGFQSPAEPERGYIHFVGVAPNARRAGIGSFLYKTFFEKMMSLKVREVYGITSPVNKKSIAYHQQMGFSIVKGTKEIDGISVQENYDGVGVDRVVFKKDLS